From the genome of Neodiprion pinetum isolate iyNeoPine1 chromosome 3, iyNeoPine1.2, whole genome shotgun sequence, one region includes:
- the Rhp gene encoding rhophilin-2 isoform X2 yields the protein MNIPIVSGDIDDDGYKPKFIRGSDPRVATCRGKLQNRRSKLNQEINKELRLRAGAENLFKATTNRKLKETVALELSFVNSNLQLLKEQLAELNSSVELYQNADSEEPVMPMIPLGLKETKDIDFREPFKDFILEHYSEDGSHYEEAIADLMDTRQAMRTPTRDTPGIALLLRYYNQLYFIERRFFPPDRSLGIYFEWFDSLTGVPSCQRTVAFEKASVLFNAGALYTQLGARQDRRTARGLDQAVDSFLRAAGTFRYIHENFTNAPSMDLGPEMLEMLVQLMLAQARECLFEKLELQSRDSRDIDISLDLAQEAAQVAAVYADVHSLISREPVRDYVPESWVSLILVKREHHLAMAHKHCAVGLLERPVSEMRVETRLVLEHIQESDGKTQIDTTVPKDEQERKLLSRAHLREAQILHEESQRLQRMCRELKGKQALARVLKRAQDATFEEYNRVGDEDDFRELLDPPHILASTKFQLSLTHPDFGQHGVDDLFRSLGPVAIFSAKRHWTAPRLVQLQRGPGGEGFGFSVRGDAPVIVAAVDHNSLADLGGMKEGDFIVSIGDKDVKWASHDQVVRLIKQCGDSISLKLVTPMDRNYLKKPVKSNRHDKGSVSASSSSGVSSGQPSPAGSVTTAHVARRLPWNPFKKSGSQRDSRDLTFDNVILR from the exons GGCTCCGACCCAAGAGTGGCTACCTGCCGGGGCAAGCTTCAGAACAGAAGAAGCAAACTCAACCAGGAAATCAACAAGGAACTCCGGCTACGGGCAGGCGCTGAGAATCTCTTCAA GGCCACGACGAACAGAAAACTGAAGGAGACGGTCGCCCTGGAGTTGAGTTTCGTGAATTCGAATCTGCAGCTGCTCAAGGAACAGCTGGCTGAATTGAACAGCTCGGTGGAACTTTATCAGAATGCCGACAG cgAGGAACCTGTAATGCCCATGATACCGTTGGGCCTGAAGGAGACCAAAGACATTGACTTTCGAGAGCCGTTTAAA GATTTTATTTTAGAGCACTACAGTGAGGATGGCAGCCATTACGAAGAAGCGATTGCAGACCTCATGGATACTAGACAG GCCATGAGGACGCCGACTCGTGACACGCCAGGAATAGCGTTGCTTCTCCGCTACTATAACCAGCTTTACTTCATCGAGAGAAGATTTTTTCCACCGGATCGAAGCTTGGGAATATATTTCGAATGGTTCGACTCTTTGACGGGAGTTCCTAGCTGTCAGCGAACAGTGGCGTTCGAAAAAGCTTCGGTTCTCTTCAACGCTGGTGCTCTTTATACGCAGCTGGGTGCCAGACAGGACAGACGAACAGCTCGGGGACTCGATCAGGCGGTCGACTCCTTCCTCCGAGCCGCTGGTACCTTTAGGTACATCCACGAAAACTTTACCAACGCTCCGAGCATGGATTTGGGTCCAGAGATGCTGGAAATGCTCGTTCAGCTGATGCTG GCTCAAGCGAGGGAATgtctttttgaaaaattggaattgcAGTCAAGAGATAGCAGGGATATCGATATATCTTTGGACCTTGCTCAAGAGGCTGCGCAG GTAGCAGCGGTTTACGCAGATGTTCATTCCCTCATTTCGCGTGAACCGGTACGCGACTACGTCCCCGAGTCATGGGTATCGTTGATTCTTGTCAAACGTGAACACCACTTAGCGATGGCTCACAAGCATTGTGCCGTTGGGCTTCTGGAGCGACCAGTCTCCGAAATGCGTGTAGAGACGAGGCTCGTCCTCGAGCACATTCAGGAAAGTGATGGTAAAACTCAGATAGACACAACTGTGCCGAAGGACGAACAGGAACGCAAGCTTTTGA GTAGAGCACATTTGAGAGAGGCTCAAATACTTCACGAAGAGAGTCAAAGGCTGCAACGAATGTGCCGCGAATTGAAGGGCAAACAAGCGTTGGCGAGGGTTTTGAAGAGGGCGCAGGACGCCACCTTCGAAGAATACAATCGGGTTGGCGACGAGGATGATTTCCGGGAACTCCTCGATCCTCCTCACATTCTAG CATCCACAAAGTTTCAGTTGAGTCTGACCCATCCAGACTTCGGTCAGCACGGTGTGGACGATTTATTCAGATCCCTTGGTCCTGTTGCAATATTTTCCGCAAAGAGACACTGGACGGCGCCAAGATTGGTTCAGCTTCAGAGAGGTCCTGGGGGCGAaggattcggattcagcgttCGCGGTGACGCTCCAGTTATCGTGGCTGCGGTCGATCACAACTCCTTGGCCGAC TTGGGTGGAATGAAAGAAGGTGACTTCATCGTTAGTATCGGAGACAAGGACGTCAAATGGGCTTCTCATGATCAAGTTGTGCGTCTGATAAAGCAATGCGGGGATTCCATCAGTTTGAAACTTGTCACTCCGATGGATAGAAATTATCTGAAA AAACCAGTGAAATCGAACCGTCACGACAAAGGTAGCGTCTCCGCCAGCAGTTCGTCGGGTGTTTCTTCAGGACAACCGAGTCCTGCAGGATCGGTAACGACTGCTCACGTCGCTAGGAGGCTCCCTTGGAATCCTTTCAAAAAATCTGGCAGTCAACGGGACAGCAGAGACCTCACATTTGACAACGTCATACTGAGATGA
- the Rhp gene encoding rhophilin-2 isoform X3: protein MLILPDIKLQGSDPRVATCRGKLQNRRSKLNQEINKELRLRAGAENLFKATTNRKLKETVALELSFVNSNLQLLKEQLAELNSSVELYQNADSEEPVMPMIPLGLKETKDIDFREPFKDFILEHYSEDGSHYEEAIADLMDTRQAMRTPTRDTPGIALLLRYYNQLYFIERRFFPPDRSLGIYFEWFDSLTGVPSCQRTVAFEKASVLFNAGALYTQLGARQDRRTARGLDQAVDSFLRAAGTFRYIHENFTNAPSMDLGPEMLEMLVQLMLAQARECLFEKLELQSRDSRDIDISLDLAQEAAQVAAVYADVHSLISREPVRDYVPESWVSLILVKREHHLAMAHKHCAVGLLERPVSEMRVETRLVLEHIQESDGKTQIDTTVPKDEQERKLLSRAHLREAQILHEESQRLQRMCRELKGKQALARVLKRAQDATFEEYNRVGDEDDFRELLDPPHILASTKFQLSLTHPDFGQHGVDDLFRSLGPVAIFSAKRHWTAPRLVQLQRGPGGEGFGFSVRGDAPVIVAAVDHNSLADLGGMKEGDFIVSIGDKDVKWASHDQVVRLIKQCGDSISLKLVTPMDRNYLKKPVKSNRHDKGSVSASSSSGVSSGQPSPAGSVTTAHVARRLPWNPFKKSGSQRDSRDLTFDNVILR from the exons GGCTCCGACCCAAGAGTGGCTACCTGCCGGGGCAAGCTTCAGAACAGAAGAAGCAAACTCAACCAGGAAATCAACAAGGAACTCCGGCTACGGGCAGGCGCTGAGAATCTCTTCAA GGCCACGACGAACAGAAAACTGAAGGAGACGGTCGCCCTGGAGTTGAGTTTCGTGAATTCGAATCTGCAGCTGCTCAAGGAACAGCTGGCTGAATTGAACAGCTCGGTGGAACTTTATCAGAATGCCGACAG cgAGGAACCTGTAATGCCCATGATACCGTTGGGCCTGAAGGAGACCAAAGACATTGACTTTCGAGAGCCGTTTAAA GATTTTATTTTAGAGCACTACAGTGAGGATGGCAGCCATTACGAAGAAGCGATTGCAGACCTCATGGATACTAGACAG GCCATGAGGACGCCGACTCGTGACACGCCAGGAATAGCGTTGCTTCTCCGCTACTATAACCAGCTTTACTTCATCGAGAGAAGATTTTTTCCACCGGATCGAAGCTTGGGAATATATTTCGAATGGTTCGACTCTTTGACGGGAGTTCCTAGCTGTCAGCGAACAGTGGCGTTCGAAAAAGCTTCGGTTCTCTTCAACGCTGGTGCTCTTTATACGCAGCTGGGTGCCAGACAGGACAGACGAACAGCTCGGGGACTCGATCAGGCGGTCGACTCCTTCCTCCGAGCCGCTGGTACCTTTAGGTACATCCACGAAAACTTTACCAACGCTCCGAGCATGGATTTGGGTCCAGAGATGCTGGAAATGCTCGTTCAGCTGATGCTG GCTCAAGCGAGGGAATgtctttttgaaaaattggaattgcAGTCAAGAGATAGCAGGGATATCGATATATCTTTGGACCTTGCTCAAGAGGCTGCGCAG GTAGCAGCGGTTTACGCAGATGTTCATTCCCTCATTTCGCGTGAACCGGTACGCGACTACGTCCCCGAGTCATGGGTATCGTTGATTCTTGTCAAACGTGAACACCACTTAGCGATGGCTCACAAGCATTGTGCCGTTGGGCTTCTGGAGCGACCAGTCTCCGAAATGCGTGTAGAGACGAGGCTCGTCCTCGAGCACATTCAGGAAAGTGATGGTAAAACTCAGATAGACACAACTGTGCCGAAGGACGAACAGGAACGCAAGCTTTTGA GTAGAGCACATTTGAGAGAGGCTCAAATACTTCACGAAGAGAGTCAAAGGCTGCAACGAATGTGCCGCGAATTGAAGGGCAAACAAGCGTTGGCGAGGGTTTTGAAGAGGGCGCAGGACGCCACCTTCGAAGAATACAATCGGGTTGGCGACGAGGATGATTTCCGGGAACTCCTCGATCCTCCTCACATTCTAG CATCCACAAAGTTTCAGTTGAGTCTGACCCATCCAGACTTCGGTCAGCACGGTGTGGACGATTTATTCAGATCCCTTGGTCCTGTTGCAATATTTTCCGCAAAGAGACACTGGACGGCGCCAAGATTGGTTCAGCTTCAGAGAGGTCCTGGGGGCGAaggattcggattcagcgttCGCGGTGACGCTCCAGTTATCGTGGCTGCGGTCGATCACAACTCCTTGGCCGAC TTGGGTGGAATGAAAGAAGGTGACTTCATCGTTAGTATCGGAGACAAGGACGTCAAATGGGCTTCTCATGATCAAGTTGTGCGTCTGATAAAGCAATGCGGGGATTCCATCAGTTTGAAACTTGTCACTCCGATGGATAGAAATTATCTGAAA AAACCAGTGAAATCGAACCGTCACGACAAAGGTAGCGTCTCCGCCAGCAGTTCGTCGGGTGTTTCTTCAGGACAACCGAGTCCTGCAGGATCGGTAACGACTGCTCACGTCGCTAGGAGGCTCCCTTGGAATCCTTTCAAAAAATCTGGCAGTCAACGGGACAGCAGAGACCTCACATTTGACAACGTCATACTGAGATGA
- the Rhp gene encoding rhophilin-2 isoform X1 has translation MLKWVHHSPLPKNHVTVVTTTQPSAKKGDKEVNAQQNVTQKTTHDQNQSDMLDVCTRKRFGGSDPRVATCRGKLQNRRSKLNQEINKELRLRAGAENLFKATTNRKLKETVALELSFVNSNLQLLKEQLAELNSSVELYQNADSEEPVMPMIPLGLKETKDIDFREPFKDFILEHYSEDGSHYEEAIADLMDTRQAMRTPTRDTPGIALLLRYYNQLYFIERRFFPPDRSLGIYFEWFDSLTGVPSCQRTVAFEKASVLFNAGALYTQLGARQDRRTARGLDQAVDSFLRAAGTFRYIHENFTNAPSMDLGPEMLEMLVQLMLAQARECLFEKLELQSRDSRDIDISLDLAQEAAQVAAVYADVHSLISREPVRDYVPESWVSLILVKREHHLAMAHKHCAVGLLERPVSEMRVETRLVLEHIQESDGKTQIDTTVPKDEQERKLLSRAHLREAQILHEESQRLQRMCRELKGKQALARVLKRAQDATFEEYNRVGDEDDFRELLDPPHILASTKFQLSLTHPDFGQHGVDDLFRSLGPVAIFSAKRHWTAPRLVQLQRGPGGEGFGFSVRGDAPVIVAAVDHNSLADLGGMKEGDFIVSIGDKDVKWASHDQVVRLIKQCGDSISLKLVTPMDRNYLKKPVKSNRHDKGSVSASSSSGVSSGQPSPAGSVTTAHVARRLPWNPFKKSGSQRDSRDLTFDNVILR, from the exons GGCTCCGACCCAAGAGTGGCTACCTGCCGGGGCAAGCTTCAGAACAGAAGAAGCAAACTCAACCAGGAAATCAACAAGGAACTCCGGCTACGGGCAGGCGCTGAGAATCTCTTCAA GGCCACGACGAACAGAAAACTGAAGGAGACGGTCGCCCTGGAGTTGAGTTTCGTGAATTCGAATCTGCAGCTGCTCAAGGAACAGCTGGCTGAATTGAACAGCTCGGTGGAACTTTATCAGAATGCCGACAG cgAGGAACCTGTAATGCCCATGATACCGTTGGGCCTGAAGGAGACCAAAGACATTGACTTTCGAGAGCCGTTTAAA GATTTTATTTTAGAGCACTACAGTGAGGATGGCAGCCATTACGAAGAAGCGATTGCAGACCTCATGGATACTAGACAG GCCATGAGGACGCCGACTCGTGACACGCCAGGAATAGCGTTGCTTCTCCGCTACTATAACCAGCTTTACTTCATCGAGAGAAGATTTTTTCCACCGGATCGAAGCTTGGGAATATATTTCGAATGGTTCGACTCTTTGACGGGAGTTCCTAGCTGTCAGCGAACAGTGGCGTTCGAAAAAGCTTCGGTTCTCTTCAACGCTGGTGCTCTTTATACGCAGCTGGGTGCCAGACAGGACAGACGAACAGCTCGGGGACTCGATCAGGCGGTCGACTCCTTCCTCCGAGCCGCTGGTACCTTTAGGTACATCCACGAAAACTTTACCAACGCTCCGAGCATGGATTTGGGTCCAGAGATGCTGGAAATGCTCGTTCAGCTGATGCTG GCTCAAGCGAGGGAATgtctttttgaaaaattggaattgcAGTCAAGAGATAGCAGGGATATCGATATATCTTTGGACCTTGCTCAAGAGGCTGCGCAG GTAGCAGCGGTTTACGCAGATGTTCATTCCCTCATTTCGCGTGAACCGGTACGCGACTACGTCCCCGAGTCATGGGTATCGTTGATTCTTGTCAAACGTGAACACCACTTAGCGATGGCTCACAAGCATTGTGCCGTTGGGCTTCTGGAGCGACCAGTCTCCGAAATGCGTGTAGAGACGAGGCTCGTCCTCGAGCACATTCAGGAAAGTGATGGTAAAACTCAGATAGACACAACTGTGCCGAAGGACGAACAGGAACGCAAGCTTTTGA GTAGAGCACATTTGAGAGAGGCTCAAATACTTCACGAAGAGAGTCAAAGGCTGCAACGAATGTGCCGCGAATTGAAGGGCAAACAAGCGTTGGCGAGGGTTTTGAAGAGGGCGCAGGACGCCACCTTCGAAGAATACAATCGGGTTGGCGACGAGGATGATTTCCGGGAACTCCTCGATCCTCCTCACATTCTAG CATCCACAAAGTTTCAGTTGAGTCTGACCCATCCAGACTTCGGTCAGCACGGTGTGGACGATTTATTCAGATCCCTTGGTCCTGTTGCAATATTTTCCGCAAAGAGACACTGGACGGCGCCAAGATTGGTTCAGCTTCAGAGAGGTCCTGGGGGCGAaggattcggattcagcgttCGCGGTGACGCTCCAGTTATCGTGGCTGCGGTCGATCACAACTCCTTGGCCGAC TTGGGTGGAATGAAAGAAGGTGACTTCATCGTTAGTATCGGAGACAAGGACGTCAAATGGGCTTCTCATGATCAAGTTGTGCGTCTGATAAAGCAATGCGGGGATTCCATCAGTTTGAAACTTGTCACTCCGATGGATAGAAATTATCTGAAA AAACCAGTGAAATCGAACCGTCACGACAAAGGTAGCGTCTCCGCCAGCAGTTCGTCGGGTGTTTCTTCAGGACAACCGAGTCCTGCAGGATCGGTAACGACTGCTCACGTCGCTAGGAGGCTCCCTTGGAATCCTTTCAAAAAATCTGGCAGTCAACGGGACAGCAGAGACCTCACATTTGACAACGTCATACTGAGATGA
- the tilB gene encoding protein tilB, whose amino-acid sequence MVRITIELIRKRSEHNEGEIASLEEITLHQEDIEKIEHIDRWCRNLKILLLQYNLISKIENLGMLKKLEYLNLALNNIEVIENLEGLESLKKLDLTVNFIGDLRGIKSLRENEHLESLILTGNPFTDYEGYREYVVATLPQLKELDMAEISRSERIIALQRYAEASDDVLRGYWNYAKIRKEQILRHQRSESVRISELNEDGTEKGGEDDEERSEKFWKSTSSHTPEDRIAIARENRRNREKRERKDDEAKKPKYVPKLFNSDGRPFNINQPKVPFRLDDESDRDKIILDIAVYKHLDTSFLDVDVQPGYVRVTIKGKILQLTLSSEVLTEKSTVQRSQTTGHLVVTMPRLNPLKLIAKPEDKAKKSTESKPIKSVKAQSASTRREFLEIGPEKDDLDYMRIVDNNKKHQEKNKLLERHKDVCRPEEKIPSNDFVDNPDVPPLM is encoded by the exons ATGGTGCGAATCACGATAGAACTTATACGAAAACGTTCCGAACACAATGAGGGAGAAATTGCAAGCCTTGAGGAAATAACACTGCACCAGGAAgacattgaaaaaatcgaacaCATAGATAGGTGGTGcagaaacttgaaaatactACTCCTGCAGTACAATCTAATATCCAAAATCGAAAACCTGGGTATGCTAAAGAAATTGGAGTACCTTAATCTGGCGTTGAACAACATCGAAGTAATAGAAAATTTGGAGGGATTAGAAAGTCTTAAAAAGTTAGATTTAACAGTAAACTTTATCGGGGATCTTCGAGGCATCAAGTCACTGAG AGAGAACGAGCACCTGGAGTCATTGATATTAACGGGAAATCCTTTCACGGATTACGAGGGTTACCGTGAGTATGTCGTAGCGACACTGCCACAGTTGAAGGAACTCGATATGGCCGAGATATCGAGGTCGGAGAGGATTATAGCCCTTCAGAGATACGCCGAGGCTTCCGACGACGTTCTCAGAGGGTACTGGAACTACGCGAAGATCCGTAAGGAGCAAATTCTACGTCATCAGAGAAGCGAATCGGTCAGAATTAGCGAACTCAATGAAGATGGAACGGAAAAG GGCGGTGAGGATGACGAGGAACGTagcgaaaaattttggaagagCACAAGCTCGCACACTCCTGAGGACCGCATTGCCATTGCAAGAGAGAACAGGAGAAACagggaaaagagagagaggaaagatGACGAGGCTAAAAAGCCGAAATACGTTCCGAAATTGTTCAACTCGGACGGACGGCCATTCAACATAAATCAGCCCAAAGTACCATTTCGTTTGGACGATGAAAGTGACCGCGACAAAATCATTCTAGACATAGCTGTTTACAA GCATTTGGATACTTCCTTTTTGGACGTCGATGTTCAGCCTGGCTACGTCAGAGTGACCATCAAAGGCAAAATATTACAACTGACCCTGTCCAGTGAAGTTTTGACCGAGAAAAGTACAGTTCAAAGATCTCAAACGACAGGGCATTTGGTGGTGACAATGCCGCGTTTAAATCCATTAAAACTAATTGCGAAGCCAGAGGACAAAGCCAAGAAGTCAACGGAAAGCAAACCCATCAAATCAGTAAAGGCCCAGTCCGCCTCAACGAGACGGGAATTTTTAGAGATTGGCCCCGAGAAAGATGACCTCGACTACATGAGAATAGTGGATAACAACAAGAAGcatcaagaaaaaaacaagttgttgGAAAGGCACAAAGATGTTTGTCGGCCTGAGGAGAAAATACCATCGAACGATTTCGTGGATAATCCTGATGTTCCCCCACTAATGTAA